The DNA region CCCGCCGCGCATCATCGCGAAGGCCAGGCTGGAGTCGAAATAGGCGCCGCCCTCGTTGATCGTGACCGGGCTCTTGCCGGCGTTGATCAAGTCGTAGTCCTCCAGGCCCGGCGCCGGCTTCGGACCGAGATGGAGTATGCCGTTTTCGCTATGGAGGATGACGTCGGAATCGTCCGGCAGATAATCGGCCACGGCGGTGGGCGCGCCTATCCCCAGATTGACGAATGCCCCCGCGGGCAGCGAGGCGGCCACCAGCCTTGCCAGGTTTTCGCGAGACAAGCCTTTCATACCGCCTCCTGCAGGAAAACGCGGTCGACGAAAATGCACGGCGTGACGATGGCCTCCGGGTCGAGCGCGCCCGGCGCCAGGATCTCGGCCACCTCCACGACGACGGTTTCGGCCGCGGTCGCCATCACCGCCTGATGATTCCTCGCCGTCTTGTTATAGACGACGTTGCCCAAGGTATCGGCCGCCCGCCCCCGCAACAATGCGAAGTCCGCCTTCAGCGGAACTTCCAGCAGATAAGGCTTGCCGCCGACTTCGATGATCTGCTTGCCTTCGGCGAACCGGGTGCCTACCCCCACCGGGCTGAGAAAGCCGCCCAGGCCGGCGCCGCCCGCGCGGATCCGCTCCACCAGGGTGCCTTGCGGCACGAGTTCCAGCTCCACGCTGCCGGCGCGATACTGCTCGGCGAAGGCTTCGGCGTTCCTGGGATAGGAACAGACGATCTTCCGGACGATGCGCGCCTCGAACCAGGCGGCCAGGTCCACGCCGCCGGCGCCCGCATTGTTGGATATCACGGTCAGGTCACGGACGCCGGCGTCGAGCACGGCCGTGATGAGACGACGCGGCAAGCCCGCGCCGCCAAAGCCGCCGACCATGACGACCGCCCCGTCCCGCATGCCCTCGATCGCGGCATCGGGCCCCGCTACAACCACGTTCCTCACGTCACTTCCCCTGTTCAGTACTGGGATAATCCTTCAGCAGCCCCTTGCCGATCCGGTCCAGCAGCAATTGCCCGGTGCCGTCCGTATAGGCGGAGAACCGCAGTTCGGCCTGGTGCATGGCCAGCCGCATCCCCGAGGTCGCGCCACGGGCGCCGACGCAGCGCACGCACTGGTCCAGTCCCCAGATCGCCGTGTCGACCGCGAACTTCTTGGCCTGCGCGGCCAGGGTGATGGCGGCATCGCCGCTTTCGATACGCTGCGCCGCCAGGACGGCCAGCGCGTTGGCCGCCTCCAGCCGCGTCGCGACCTCGGCCAGCTCCCAACGCAGGCCTTGATGGTCGAGCAAGGACTGCCCGAACGCCGTCCGCTGGCGGCAATAGGCAATGGCATCGCACAGCGCCGCGTGCAGCGTCGCCGTGCACATGGCGGCGACGTGGACCCGCGCCGCGGTGATGGAAGCGAGGGAAGCCTTGAACGCCTCCCCCGGCGCATTGAACATGGCCCAATCGGGAACGAAATGCCGGTCGAAGACGAGCTCCGCGCAACGGAACGAGTGGCCGCCGACAGACGGCATGGGCCGGCGCGCATAACTGCCGGACGGCGCCGACATATCGACCAGGAAGCTGGCGATCTGGCCGTCCTGCGTTCCGCTTCCCTTTACCTTCGCCAGGACGAGGGGACAATTCACCACGGCGCCGTTCGTTACCCAGGCCTTGGAGCCGGAGATCAGCCAGCCGCCGTCGACCCGCGCCGCCTCGGTGCGCAAGGCGCCGAGATCGCTGCCTGCCTCGGGCTCGGTGAGCGCCGGAGCGCCCAGCAATCGGCCGCGCATGAATCCCTCCAGCAACGCCGCGCGCTGGGTGTCCGAACCGCTTCGGGCCAGGCGCGTCACGGAGCCCTGCAGATTGTTCAGCGCGAAAGCCGTGGCGAAGCTATGCCGCGCGACTTCCTGGGCAATCCGGATCTTGCACGGATAGGAAGCGCCATGGCCGCCCTGCTCGCGCGGCACCTGCAAGGATAAGAAGCCCTCCCCCGCCCAGTCGTCGATCAGCGACGACGCATAGGGCCTGCCCTCGATAAAGGCGGCCAGCGGCTCATGCGCCAGGCGCTCGTCGCAGAATCGGCGCGCGCGCCGCACCAGTTCGAGCTCCCGCTCCGTGAGCAAGGCATCGAGCTGCGCGTAGAAGCCGGATGAAGAAGGGATGCGCTGTGTCGTTGGCAATGATGCGCTCATCGCTGGCCTCGGTGGATGGGACCCGGTTGATCGGACTCAGTTGATCGGATTCAGTTGATCGGAATATGGGCGTCGGCCACGAATTTCTTCCAATAGGCGATTTCGCGGACGACGTCGTCATGAAAAGACGTGGGCGTGGAACCCGGAATGGAGGCGGCGCCGATGGCGGCCAACTGCGCCTGGAAGGCCTGGTCGTGCGCGAGGACGTCGAGCGCCTTGCTCAGCCGCCCGACCACCGCGGCCGGCATCCCGGGCGGACCGGCGAGCCCGAACCACGGCGACAATTCCA from Bordetella genomosp. 10 includes:
- a CDS encoding 3-oxoacid CoA-transferase subunit A, which gives rise to MRNVVVAGPDAAIEGMRDGAVVMVGGFGGAGLPRRLITAVLDAGVRDLTVISNNAGAGGVDLAAWFEARIVRKIVCSYPRNAEAFAEQYRAGSVELELVPQGTLVERIRAGGAGLGGFLSPVGVGTRFAEGKQIIEVGGKPYLLEVPLKADFALLRGRAADTLGNVVYNKTARNHQAVMATAAETVVVEVAEILAPGALDPEAIVTPCIFVDRVFLQEAV
- a CDS encoding acyl-CoA dehydrogenase family protein, which gives rise to MSASLPTTQRIPSSSGFYAQLDALLTERELELVRRARRFCDERLAHEPLAAFIEGRPYASSLIDDWAGEGFLSLQVPREQGGHGASYPCKIRIAQEVARHSFATAFALNNLQGSVTRLARSGSDTQRAALLEGFMRGRLLGAPALTEPEAGSDLGALRTEAARVDGGWLISGSKAWVTNGAVVNCPLVLAKVKGSGTQDGQIASFLVDMSAPSGSYARRPMPSVGGHSFRCAELVFDRHFVPDWAMFNAPGEAFKASLASITAARVHVAAMCTATLHAALCDAIAYCRQRTAFGQSLLDHQGLRWELAEVATRLEAANALAVLAAQRIESGDAAITLAAQAKKFAVDTAIWGLDQCVRCVGARGATSGMRLAMHQAELRFSAYTDGTGQLLLDRIGKGLLKDYPSTEQGK